One Lentibacillus cibarius DNA window includes the following coding sequences:
- a CDS encoding PucR family transcriptional regulator, producing the protein MKISFNDVLISVPLYQLTFLTVFPQEEIFYEHITTKILDEWSSGSTLLVVKTKEEWNKLNDIRITNQVIQRPNLCAIVVCYESGHYFNREALETYQQCQIPIVQINNVHLIEDLFEATQPIFHYNNLSLELDGFYKRGFMDIASNLSLAFHTPFLFLDDHYELLWHVGSPRNVSDCIQWLHTNQQTVNMMVEENQKNQFQANDALPYELYTLAIAGQAQLILVTDSGLALWQKRIIDKLIGFTAVLFQTEEVIRDQNDRFKESFMYELFYRKFESKEALVSQGKAWNWNLEKPHHLLVIEIEAMTEETNKDITLLDEIVFHLETRKSELERPLIIISFQEHIIILIESDEYHNMQRNKKAAMAVAYWAEQEMKSIQDQYNAYIGIGKWYKDTIDLNKSYQEAKMAIRFGKVWFEQQRVFHMSDLGVVHLLSNIDQDTLFAFCKDYLAPLINSDKLYDTDYLLTLKNYFHFHGAINEVAESLYIHPNTLRKRLNKIEKITGFNRQNFEQLLTIMIAIKIYYSFT; encoded by the coding sequence ATGAAGATTTCATTTAATGATGTTTTAATATCCGTTCCATTGTATCAATTGACGTTTTTAACCGTTTTTCCACAGGAGGAAATTTTTTATGAACACATTACCACGAAGATTCTTGATGAATGGTCAAGTGGTTCAACGCTACTTGTTGTTAAGACAAAAGAGGAATGGAACAAGCTAAATGATATCCGCATTACCAACCAGGTTATTCAGCGTCCAAATCTGTGTGCGATTGTGGTCTGTTATGAGTCAGGTCATTATTTTAACAGAGAGGCTCTAGAGACTTATCAACAGTGTCAGATTCCTATTGTGCAAATAAATAATGTCCATCTGATTGAGGATTTATTTGAGGCAACTCAACCTATCTTTCATTATAACAATTTAAGTTTAGAGTTGGATGGGTTTTATAAACGGGGCTTTATGGATATCGCATCAAACTTATCTTTAGCTTTTCATACCCCTTTTCTTTTTCTGGATGATCATTACGAATTGCTTTGGCATGTAGGTTCACCTCGAAATGTAAGCGATTGTATTCAATGGCTTCATACAAATCAACAGACAGTAAATATGATGGTGGAAGAAAATCAAAAGAATCAATTTCAGGCAAATGATGCTTTACCATATGAACTATATACGCTGGCAATCGCCGGTCAAGCACAACTTATTCTAGTGACAGATTCAGGACTTGCTTTATGGCAAAAAAGGATAATCGACAAATTGATTGGATTCACTGCTGTTTTGTTTCAAACAGAAGAGGTAATTCGCGACCAAAATGATCGATTTAAAGAATCCTTTATGTATGAATTGTTTTATCGTAAATTTGAATCGAAAGAAGCGCTTGTTTCTCAAGGAAAGGCTTGGAATTGGAACCTAGAAAAACCTCATCATCTGTTAGTGATCGAAATTGAAGCGATGACTGAAGAAACAAATAAAGATATCACTCTGCTTGATGAAATAGTCTTCCATTTAGAAACTAGAAAGTCGGAATTGGAACGTCCGCTTATTATTATATCTTTCCAAGAGCATATCATTATTCTGATAGAAAGTGATGAATACCACAATATGCAGAGAAACAAGAAGGCGGCCATGGCCGTTGCTTACTGGGCTGAACAAGAAATGAAGTCAATCCAAGATCAATATAATGCGTATATCGGTATAGGGAAATGGTATAAGGATACGATTGATCTTAATAAAAGTTATCAAGAAGCGAAGATGGCCATTCGATTCGGTAAAGTGTGGTTTGAGCAACAACGTGTTTTTCATATGAGTGACCTCGGTGTTGTTCATCTATTATCCAATATTGATCAGGATACTTTATTTGCTTTTTGTAAAGATTATTTGGCCCCGTTAATCAATAGTGACAAACTTTATGATACGGACTATCTTCTAACGTTGAAAAACTACTTTCATTTCCACGGGGCCATCAACGAGGTCGCGGAGTCATTATATATTCATCCTAATACATTGAGGAAACGGTTGAATAAGATTGAGAAAATCACTGGGTTCAATCGTCAAAACTTCGAACAGCTTCTAACAATCATGATTGCTATTAAAATATATTATTCATTTACTTAA
- a CDS encoding molybdopterin-dependent oxidoreductase — translation MGISRRNFIKAGLAGSTALGLSGPMASKKWFQSATDNSKQANEIDAFTYHTPNCGGRCAFKCTVRDGKLSLIQPNTWADNRFSTICLKGLSEVERVYSPDRLQTPLKRVGKRGEGKFVPISWDEALDSIADNLKKVIDKHGGKSVLLSLSSGVEHNYQHLSTLLGTQWVCEHGIDIGAANGLEKCIGGNVYAYVQNEVTDWVNSSTIIMLGCNLLETTITDSKFFFAAKEAGTKIIAVDPNYSTTASKSNQWIAINPGTDGALLLGMISLIIDNEWYDHDFLVKNSSFPFLVREDNGQFLRSNQSVKEDDIQPPLVWDEISNSAKPFNKKGIKPALVAEHTIDGVKVKTVFSLLKANQKQYTLSWAAEETGIEKHIITELTKDYATKGPAVLGWGFGGLDKMSNADIVGHAGAILGTLTGNFGRVGGSVGALTHHAAAWSAKLNDWKFPKKFQISPLEMPTSDFREKKSSVKAVINVGNTLQQHFANLSKTQDWIQNLDFLLTIEPFHNPSVNYSDIVLPAATPFESEYDIVNMQINRSHVLLSEKVIDPLYESKSDFQIEKEILTKFGLDKYLPKTPEELIEHQLNSKDPALNGINVKTLKKNNFIMRLNVPDKPYRGLMDQKYDTPTEKIEVYTEQLVAFNQALPNYERPSEVYKGNPLMEKYPLQFIQARSRYHVHSQFTNVKWLTQLEGGGPKLDINPADGKARGLANNAKVEIFNDRGSFKATCKFTEAMRPGQVRMHEGWWTEHMIEGNLQNVTNDTFIDRHYKLTNGPVIPFNDTLVEVKKI, via the coding sequence ATGGGTATCTCAAGAAGAAATTTTATCAAAGCTGGACTAGCAGGCTCCACGGCGCTCGGATTATCTGGTCCGATGGCATCTAAGAAATGGTTTCAATCAGCTACAGATAATAGCAAGCAAGCAAACGAAATCGATGCGTTCACTTATCATACGCCTAACTGTGGCGGACGATGTGCGTTCAAATGTACTGTAAGGGATGGTAAACTCTCTCTAATTCAACCAAACACATGGGCAGATAATCGCTTTTCAACCATTTGTTTAAAAGGGTTAAGTGAAGTCGAGCGTGTGTATAGCCCGGATCGTTTGCAAACGCCGCTGAAGCGAGTAGGAAAACGGGGTGAAGGGAAATTTGTTCCTATTTCATGGGACGAGGCTCTTGATTCGATTGCCGATAATTTAAAAAAGGTGATTGATAAACATGGTGGAAAATCAGTCCTTTTAAGTCTTTCATCAGGTGTCGAACATAACTATCAACACTTAAGCACGTTACTAGGCACGCAATGGGTTTGTGAACATGGCATCGATATCGGTGCTGCGAATGGTCTTGAAAAATGTATCGGTGGAAATGTCTATGCCTACGTCCAAAATGAAGTGACTGACTGGGTCAATTCTTCAACAATTATTATGTTAGGTTGCAACTTACTCGAGACAACGATTACAGATTCGAAATTTTTCTTTGCTGCTAAAGAAGCGGGAACAAAAATAATTGCCGTTGATCCGAACTATTCCACAACAGCTTCTAAATCAAACCAATGGATTGCAATTAATCCAGGAACAGATGGTGCATTATTGTTAGGGATGATTTCGCTCATTATTGATAATGAATGGTATGATCACGATTTCTTAGTGAAAAATTCTTCATTCCCGTTCCTAGTACGAGAAGATAATGGTCAATTCTTGCGTTCTAATCAATCAGTTAAAGAAGATGACATTCAACCACCACTTGTTTGGGATGAAATCAGCAACTCAGCTAAACCTTTTAATAAAAAAGGTATCAAACCAGCTTTGGTTGCAGAACACACCATTGATGGCGTCAAAGTGAAGACGGTCTTTAGCCTTTTAAAAGCGAATCAAAAACAATATACATTGAGCTGGGCAGCCGAAGAAACAGGTATTGAAAAACATATCATTACGGAATTAACGAAAGATTATGCGACAAAAGGTCCTGCAGTGCTAGGTTGGGGATTCGGTGGTTTGGACAAGATGTCGAATGCGGATATTGTCGGACACGCAGGAGCCATTCTAGGAACATTAACCGGTAACTTTGGACGCGTAGGCGGTTCTGTAGGTGCATTAACACACCACGCTGCGGCATGGAGCGCCAAGCTAAACGACTGGAAATTCCCTAAAAAATTTCAAATTTCACCACTTGAAATGCCAACATCTGATTTCCGGGAGAAGAAAAGCTCTGTTAAAGCAGTCATCAATGTTGGGAATACATTACAACAACATTTCGCGAATTTAAGTAAAACACAAGATTGGATTCAAAACTTAGATTTTCTGTTAACGATTGAACCTTTCCATAACCCTAGTGTGAATTATTCTGATATTGTGCTTCCGGCAGCGACACCTTTTGAAAGTGAGTATGACATCGTTAACATGCAAATTAACCGTTCTCACGTATTGTTATCAGAAAAAGTAATTGATCCGTTATATGAAAGTAAGTCTGATTTTCAAATTGAAAAAGAAATACTAACTAAGTTTGGTCTAGATAAATATCTTCCCAAGACTCCAGAGGAATTAATCGAGCATCAGCTCAACTCAAAAGACCCTGCTTTGAATGGTATTAATGTTAAAACACTTAAAAAAAATAACTTCATTATGAGATTGAATGTTCCTGATAAACCTTACCGGGGGTTAATGGATCAAAAGTATGATACACCAACTGAAAAAATTGAAGTTTATACTGAACAACTAGTTGCGTTTAATCAAGCATTACCTAATTATGAACGACCTTCTGAAGTATATAAAGGTAATCCTTTAATGGAAAAATATCCTTTGCAATTTATTCAAGCCCGTTCGAGATATCATGTTCATTCGCAATTCACGAACGTAAAATGGCTTACGCAACTGGAAGGTGGCGGACCGAAATTGGACATAAATCCGGCTGATGGGAAAGCAAGAGGGTTAGCAAACAATGCAAAAGTTGAGATATTTAATGATCGAGGTTCATTTAAAGCGACCTGTAAATTTACAGAGGCCATGAGACCTGGACAAGTGAGAATGCATGAAGGTTGGTGGACGGAACATATGATTGAGGGAAATTTGCAAAATGTGACGAACGATACGTTTATTGACCGACACTACAAATTAACAAATGGCCCGGTTATTCCTTTTAACGACACATTAGTCGAAGTGAAAAAAATATAG
- a CDS encoding 4Fe-4S dicluster domain-containing protein has protein sequence MSKMGMVIDLNRCIGCQTCVMACKVQNNVPDGMLWNRVLTMTEDEEVDGVEGTYPYVSKQYVPVSCQHCENAPCVKVCPVEATYKDENGRVLIDYDRCIGCRYCMAACPYNVRVFRWEEAVQHPNFKFGDGRVPERKVGIVEKCTMCKELTDDGQEPRCVQCCPAEARIFGDLDDPDSKINTLIRDKNGEVLLKDKGTKPQVYYLGLNGGK, from the coding sequence ATGTCAAAAATGGGTATGGTCATTGATTTAAACAGGTGTATAGGATGTCAAACATGTGTCATGGCATGTAAAGTGCAAAATAACGTTCCGGATGGAATGCTTTGGAATCGTGTCTTAACGATGACGGAGGATGAAGAAGTCGATGGGGTGGAAGGTACTTACCCTTATGTATCAAAACAGTATGTGCCAGTTTCATGTCAACACTGTGAAAATGCCCCATGTGTTAAGGTTTGTCCGGTGGAAGCAACGTACAAAGATGAAAATGGTCGAGTATTAATTGACTATGATCGTTGTATCGGTTGTCGTTATTGTATGGCAGCTTGTCCTTATAATGTACGTGTATTCAGATGGGAAGAAGCTGTCCAACATCCTAACTTTAAGTTTGGAGATGGAAGAGTGCCCGAAAGAAAAGTAGGAATCGTTGAAAAATGTACGATGTGTAAAGAATTGACAGACGATGGGCAAGAACCGCGTTGTGTACAATGTTGTCCGGCAGAGGCAAGAATTTTCGGTGACTTGGATGATCCTGATAGTAAGATCAATACATTAATTCGTGATAAAAATGGGGAAGTCTTGTTGAAGGATAAAGGAACAAAACCACAAGTCTATTATTTAGGCCTGAATGGGGGAAAATAA
- the nrfD gene encoding NrfD/PsrC family molybdoenzyme membrane anchor subunit, protein MTKTAKFNFSIGILGLLTLLGMGALVYQLVNGLGVTGMNNVVSWGLYITMFMFFVGLSAGGLIVSSSATVFNIPAFKVVAKPATILSTICIVLATAFIVVDLGSPFRMFNLILHSQFKSPLMWDVIVISLYLTINLVYLYLLTRKEPNQKILKITSSIALPVAILVHSVTAWVFSLQIARAGWHSALMAPLFVASALDSGLALLLLVLIALTALNIFHVDKKLIGTLAGLLVTCVAVDAYMVFSEVLTMAYPQEESTMLILNEMLSGSMAPFFWGEVILGFVIPIAILVFRKNRQKTGLIIFSSAMVVIGVFCKRVWLVLTSFRFPNVDGSPGVTIGSFSGNGVSYDTMWTTIGQYAPTFVELSVVIGLLALGSLAFIYLCKKLLMPSKNETSSEQ, encoded by the coding sequence ATGACAAAAACAGCGAAATTTAATTTTTCTATCGGTATCCTTGGTTTATTAACACTTTTAGGTATGGGTGCGTTGGTATATCAACTGGTCAACGGACTAGGTGTTACAGGAATGAACAACGTTGTTTCCTGGGGATTATATATTACGATGTTTATGTTTTTCGTTGGGTTATCAGCTGGAGGGCTCATTGTATCGTCCTCTGCAACAGTATTTAACATTCCTGCTTTTAAAGTAGTCGCAAAGCCGGCAACCATTTTATCGACAATATGTATTGTGTTAGCTACTGCTTTTATAGTAGTTGACTTAGGAAGTCCTTTTAGAATGTTCAACCTTATTTTACACAGTCAGTTTAAGTCGCCATTGATGTGGGATGTTATTGTTATCTCTCTCTATTTAACAATTAATCTCGTATACTTATATTTGTTGACAAGAAAAGAACCTAATCAAAAAATTTTAAAGATCACATCAAGTATTGCTTTACCTGTGGCTATCCTTGTGCACTCGGTTACAGCATGGGTTTTCAGTCTGCAAATTGCACGTGCAGGATGGCATAGTGCACTGATGGCTCCTTTATTTGTTGCATCTGCACTGGATTCAGGCCTTGCACTTCTCCTGCTTGTTTTAATTGCATTAACTGCTTTAAACATCTTTCATGTTGATAAAAAGCTGATCGGAACATTAGCGGGTTTATTGGTTACTTGTGTTGCAGTCGATGCATATATGGTTTTCTCTGAAGTCTTAACAATGGCTTATCCGCAAGAAGAATCAACGATGCTTATTTTAAATGAAATGCTTTCAGGTTCTATGGCACCATTTTTCTGGGGCGAGGTTATTCTAGGTTTTGTGATTCCTATTGCCATTTTAGTATTTCGAAAGAATCGCCAAAAAACAGGGTTAATCATCTTTTCGTCTGCAATGGTTGTCATTGGTGTATTTTGTAAACGTGTGTGGCTTGTGCTAACATCATTCAGATTCCCAAATGTAGACGGTTCGCCAGGGGTCACGATTGGTTCTTTTTCCGGAAATGGCGTTTCCTACGATACAATGTGGACAACGATTGGTCAATATGCTCCTACGTTCGTGGAATTGTCCGTTGTGATCGGCCTTCTCGCTTTAGGTAGCTTAGCCTTTATCTATTTATGTAAGAAATTGCTTATGCCATCTAAAAACGAAACATCTAGTGAACAATAG
- a CDS encoding molecular chaperone codes for MTQSWTEVWYFREALYNSIATWFLEGVTADRKDLVTQQYWHQFPVGSANSHIQSGLEHLIETTGILEKQDADQAIEQVMTEYTTLFLGPGIPKAPIVESFYLEDQLFFGPSTVAMRQLLSKYGLESKMKDRHPEDHLGIELLFLSYQSQAFTTLDEKECVNLAQEQIAFITDHLLTWIPNLHSKTVEHGDVGFYSGIVELLWGILLWDTELLQEYSDSHEHITR; via the coding sequence ATGACACAAAGTTGGACAGAAGTTTGGTATTTTCGAGAAGCGTTATACAATTCGATTGCAACATGGTTTTTAGAAGGGGTCACGGCTGATAGAAAGGATTTGGTAACCCAACAGTATTGGCACCAATTTCCAGTTGGCTCGGCTAATTCTCATATTCAATCTGGTCTTGAACATCTAATCGAGACTACGGGTATATTGGAAAAACAGGATGCAGATCAGGCGATTGAACAAGTGATGACGGAATATACAACATTATTTTTAGGACCTGGTATTCCTAAAGCTCCTATTGTAGAGTCTTTTTATTTAGAAGATCAATTGTTTTTCGGGCCTTCTACAGTCGCCATGAGACAGCTCCTAAGCAAGTATGGCCTTGAAAGTAAAATGAAAGATCGACATCCTGAGGATCATCTTGGTATTGAGTTACTGTTTTTATCATATCAATCACAAGCGTTTACCACGCTTGATGAAAAAGAATGTGTGAATTTGGCACAAGAACAAATAGCTTTTATTACTGATCATTTATTAACTTGGATTCCTAACCTACACAGTAAAACAGTGGAACATGGAGATGTCGGTTTTTATAGTGGAATTGTCGAATTACTATGGGGGATTCTCCTCTGGGATACGGAATTGCTACAAGAATATAGCGATAGTCATGAGCATATAACGCGATAG
- a CDS encoding 4Fe-4S dicluster domain-containing protein, whose amino-acid sequence MLGVNILGHWLESLDYTFEITEGCTRYQSPRSTCSECIKSCPVEAMSLDDGKPVIDPKTCVECGLCVASCPVQAVEGFLPERTVIDQCLVIDEAFPPTPKELLVYHKKGVTTLVSNDDFIDSNWRQVIHDTNTLLAELGEPVFQLSFTPPAPPKSKKISRRELFFVWEKDLKNVGKSMMPAKWRFNHKQLNMAKYYPDYQFVTITLDTEKCSLCKTCQMLCPKGCLAISDTHFSISNQQCTNCSLCQDTCPEGALSLTAKIAPHSTEEHTLFNHTCSGCKQSFQSFDENKDLCFVCVKMSDSPFATQTIV is encoded by the coding sequence ATGCTAGGCGTCAATATTTTAGGCCATTGGTTGGAAAGTTTGGATTATACTTTCGAAATTACGGAAGGCTGTACACGTTACCAAAGTCCGCGCTCTACGTGTTCAGAATGTATAAAGAGCTGTCCTGTAGAAGCAATGTCATTAGACGACGGAAAACCAGTGATTGATCCTAAGACGTGCGTCGAGTGTGGGTTATGTGTGGCAAGTTGTCCAGTTCAAGCGGTGGAGGGTTTCCTTCCTGAACGCACTGTCATCGACCAATGTTTAGTAATAGATGAAGCTTTCCCCCCGACACCAAAGGAATTGCTTGTATACCATAAAAAAGGAGTTACGACGCTTGTATCCAACGATGACTTCATTGATTCCAATTGGAGACAAGTGATTCATGATACAAATACCTTGTTGGCTGAATTAGGGGAACCTGTATTTCAATTAAGTTTTACACCCCCTGCTCCACCAAAATCGAAAAAAATATCAAGACGAGAATTATTTTTTGTGTGGGAAAAGGATTTAAAAAACGTAGGTAAAAGTATGATGCCCGCTAAGTGGCGATTTAATCACAAACAGTTAAATATGGCAAAATATTATCCAGATTACCAATTTGTTACTATCACTCTAGATACTGAAAAATGTAGTTTATGTAAAACATGTCAGATGCTCTGTCCAAAAGGTTGCCTGGCAATAAGTGATACTCATTTTTCTATCTCAAACCAACAATGTACGAATTGTTCGCTATGTCAGGATACTTGTCCTGAAGGGGCTCTTTCTTTGACAGCTAAAATAGCGCCTCATTCCACCGAAGAACATACCTTATTTAACCATACATGTAGCGGGTGTAAGCAATCTTTCCAAAGTTTTGATGAAAATAAAGACCTTTGCTTCGTTTGTGTCAAAATGAGTGATTCACCTTTCGCTACGCAAACTATCGTTTAG
- the rlmH gene encoding 23S rRNA (pseudouridine(1915)-N(3))-methyltransferase RlmH: MKIAVIAVGKLKEKYLKQGIDEYLKRLGSYAKVQIVEVVDEKAPENMSDAEVQNVKRKEGERILSNISQDTYVITLEINGKMLTSETFATKLDELATYGKSNIAFVIGGSVGISEDVQQRSDLALSFSKMTFPHQMMRMILLEQVYRAFRIMRGEPYHK, from the coding sequence ATGAAAATAGCGGTCATTGCCGTTGGAAAGTTAAAGGAAAAATACTTGAAACAAGGTATCGATGAATACTTGAAGCGGCTTGGTTCATATGCAAAGGTCCAAATCGTGGAAGTTGTCGATGAAAAGGCGCCGGAAAACATGAGTGATGCAGAAGTGCAGAATGTGAAACGAAAAGAAGGCGAACGAATCCTATCCAACATCAGCCAGGATACGTACGTCATCACCCTGGAGATCAACGGGAAGATGCTTACTTCGGAAACATTCGCCACCAAATTGGACGAGCTCGCCACCTATGGCAAGAGCAACATTGCCTTTGTCATCGGCGGCTCGGTCGGTATAAGCGAAGACGTACAGCAGCGGAGTGACCTGGCACTGTCGTTTTCAAAAATGACATTTCCCCACCAAATGATGCGAATGATTCTGCTGGAGCAAGTGTATCGAGCATTTCGGATTATGCGGGGAGAACCGTATCACAAGTAG
- a CDS encoding nuclease-related domain-containing protein, protein MLYKSRTKPVELKQLSSLDTRMTLPSKDKQHFINLSRGYEGEVLFDSLTEKLTCDCLLLNDLLLKANNSLFQIDSLLISSRKIHLFEVKNFEGDYNYETNRFVKLPQYEITNPLHQLSRSESLLRQLLLKDNINLPIEASLIFINPEFTLYQAPLNKPMIFSNPDQKLLERIKFNAFQFK, encoded by the coding sequence ATGCTATACAAATCACGTACGAAACCTGTTGAACTGAAACAATTAAGCTCGTTGGATACACGAATGACTTTACCTTCAAAGGATAAACAGCATTTTATAAATTTGAGCAGGGGCTATGAAGGTGAGGTCTTGTTTGATTCATTAACCGAAAAACTTACGTGTGACTGTTTACTATTAAATGACCTACTGCTAAAAGCTAATAACTCGCTCTTTCAAATTGACTCGCTGCTTATTTCATCCAGGAAAATTCATTTGTTTGAGGTGAAAAATTTTGAAGGAGATTATAATTATGAAACAAATCGATTTGTTAAGTTGCCGCAATATGAAATTACCAATCCTTTGCACCAGTTAAGCAGAAGCGAATCATTACTGCGACAGTTACTTCTCAAAGATAACATTAATCTTCCAATTGAAGCCTCTCTGATTTTTATCAACCCAGAATTTACGTTGTATCAGGCGCCTCTTAATAAGCCAATGATTTTTTCCAACCCAGATCAAAAACTACTTGAGCGAATTAAATTCAACGCCTTCCAATTTAAATGA
- a CDS encoding SpoVR family protein: protein MVTDTRLLNRTIDEITEIASGFGLDFYPMRYEICPADIIYTFGAYGMPTRFSHWSFGKQFHKMKTHYDLGLSQIYELVINSNPCYAFLLDSNSLIQNKLIIAHVLAHSDFFKNNARFANTRRDMVESMTATAERIENYELIHGKEQVEQFLDAVLSIQEHIDPSLIRPDVPDEPDEQPTVQANAKTPYDDLWEMDETMQRNKRLPVKRQEKFPPKPEKDVLLFIEEYSRELEDWQRDILTMMREEMHYFWPQLETKIMNEGWASYWHQRILREMDLTSDEAVEFASLNASVVQPSKQQINPYYLGIKIFEDIERRYNNPTEEMRNLGVVPGSGREKIFEVREIESDISFIRNYLTKDLVNQEDMYLFEKQGSDYTITDKDYEQVRDQLVSMRENGGFPFITVENGDYMRNGELYLMHGYEGTELDLHYLENVLPYIYQLWGRAVHIETVVEDKRVVFSYNGEKVHRKFL, encoded by the coding sequence ATGGTGACGGATACACGATTGCTGAACCGTACGATTGACGAAATTACGGAAATTGCCTCTGGGTTCGGCCTGGATTTTTACCCAATGCGGTATGAAATTTGTCCGGCTGATATCATTTATACGTTTGGAGCTTATGGGATGCCGACCCGTTTCTCCCACTGGAGCTTCGGTAAACAGTTTCATAAAATGAAAACCCATTATGACCTGGGATTAAGTCAGATTTATGAATTGGTCATTAACTCCAATCCCTGCTATGCTTTTTTACTCGATTCGAATAGTCTTATCCAAAATAAGCTTATTATTGCACACGTCCTTGCCCATAGTGATTTTTTCAAAAATAACGCTCGGTTTGCTAACACGAGGCGTGATATGGTTGAGAGTATGACGGCAACAGCCGAACGGATAGAGAATTATGAGCTCATTCATGGCAAGGAGCAAGTAGAGCAGTTTCTGGATGCGGTATTATCCATCCAGGAGCATATCGACCCATCCCTTATCCGGCCAGACGTACCCGACGAACCGGATGAGCAACCTACCGTCCAAGCCAACGCCAAAACGCCTTATGATGATTTGTGGGAAATGGATGAAACGATGCAAAGAAACAAGCGGCTACCGGTAAAACGTCAAGAAAAGTTCCCACCCAAACCGGAAAAAGACGTATTGCTGTTCATTGAGGAATATAGTCGTGAACTCGAGGATTGGCAGCGGGATATATTGACAATGATGCGGGAGGAGATGCACTACTTCTGGCCGCAGCTGGAGACGAAAATTATGAACGAAGGCTGGGCGTCCTATTGGCATCAGCGGATTTTACGGGAAATGGATCTGACCTCTGATGAAGCGGTAGAGTTCGCGTCATTGAACGCCAGTGTCGTACAGCCGTCCAAACAGCAGATCAACCCGTACTACCTTGGGATAAAAATTTTTGAAGACATTGAAAGACGCTACAACAACCCGACAGAGGAGATGCGGAACCTTGGAGTTGTACCTGGATCAGGGCGGGAGAAAATTTTTGAAGTACGGGAGATTGAATCAGATATTTCCTTTATCCGCAATTATTTAACGAAAGACTTGGTAAATCAAGAAGATATGTATTTATTTGAGAAACAAGGTTCCGATTATACGATTACCGACAAAGATTACGAACAAGTGCGTGATCAGCTTGTATCCATGAGGGAGAACGGTGGCTTCCCGTTTATTACCGTCGAAAATGGCGATTATATGCGCAATGGTGAATTGTATTTAATGCACGGCTATGAAGGTACCGAACTTGACCTGCACTATTTGGAAAATGTTTTGCCATATATTTATCAACTCTGGGGCCGCGCTGTCCATATAGAAACTGTTGTGGAAGATAAGCGAGTCGTCTTTTCGTATAATGGAGAGAAGGTACACCGGAAGTTTTTATAA